The sequence CAGCTGTGACACACCTCCATTGGGCCATTCCAGAGTGAGTGacattattattaaaaaaattactaccattactaaaaAACACCCTATAGATTCACCCCTTCCTTAAAACCTCTTTCCTCACCCTTACATCCCAAACACCCTCTCTTTCCACACTCTCACACCCCAGCACTAGGCTCACCTTGGCGCCCTTCTTGTCCCCCTCGGTCCGCACTCCCAGCAGGCGGCGCAGCAAGAAGTACGAGATCTCAAGCTCCGTGAAAATCTCCGGCAGCGAGCCCACAgcacccaacacctgccccaccATCCTGTCGGCGCGGCACAGCGTGGGGTCGATCTTAGTGCCCACGcctggtgatgaaggaggaaatgagggttGTAAAATATAGGGTCACACTTCAggtcatattataagacatttccttGACTGGTAcaccaatttgacaaggctttcgtaggagttgtgggcatttccagtagtagttttatgaccctggtggtagtttgacccttcttctgtaccgtgaacctgaagaaacgctcgttagaacccgagtgacctcctctttgacctttagaaatagctgatgttaggagccaaggtgtcttataatgccgaccttATTTTTAACAGCaacagaaggagaataaaagggaataaataaataaatataaagtgaaaaataatatgatgtgaaatataggattGATTTTTTTGACAGTGAAGGAAATAGCTTATCGGCAagaccttaaacacacacacatttctacacatacaacaacacaacatctttttttcatccatttcccaaTTTTTATCACGAGGTTAGATATTCAATGACCTTAACACACATACACTTCCACACACCCAAGCCCCCAAACCAGCCACCCACCGATAAGGCCGCCGGGCACCGCAAACTGGAGTTCATTAGTCTCGGCAAAGAGGGAAATGATGCGGGACCTGATGGGCTTGCAGATGACGCGGCCGTACTCAGCGTCACGAGACATGATACCTGGTCGCACTTCAATCTCCTGGCCAATCTGTGGGGTGacgagagagtgagtgtgtggggtgaaggagggaggataaagaggagagggaacaggagaatggattagggagggagagggagtgaaattAAGAGGTAAAAGGGTAATAGGTTgtgtaagaagggagaaaagagagaggataaGGATAAGAGCAGAAAGAGGGGTTAGTGTGAGAGTGAATTAGGGAGGAGAGAGCAGGTGATATAGACATGAAtttaaaatgaaaaagagagaaggttGCAGGGTAAAAAGTACACTCAGGGGCATACACTAAACTGTGCTCGGCCTCAGTGCTCATTGGCTGTGGGAGAGAGGCGGGAGGGTCTGAGGTGATGGGGTAACAAAAGGCATATAAAGAAAGACCAAGCAGAAGTAAAACGAGAATGTggcaaagatagataaatagataactgAGGCATATGAACGAAAGAACGGGATAAAGATGTAAGAAATGAAGTTAACTCAGtcctataaaaatataaagactAGAGAATCAAAAGTAAGAATTAGCATAAACAGAACGAGTATGTGGAAATGATAGATTACGTTGAGGTGTATGAACGAAAGAACAGGATAAAGATATAAGAAATGAAGTTAACTCAGtcctataaaaatataaagacgAGAATCAAAAGTAAGAATTAGCATAAACAGAACGAGTATATGGAAATGATAGATAACATTGAGGTGTATgaacgaaggggaaaaaaaacagagcCAGTAAAACaatcaggttaccacagtttactttcccctggtacccatttatcaaccagtctAAAGGGAATGATAAACAGTTGAGTGAGATTCTGTGTCTACAAACAGGTATATATGCATGGGAATTACATAGATGTTTGTCTGTGGTGCAAAGTAGGAACGGAAGAAaacagattgtgtgtgtgtggtggcagaGAGGTCCTATAACAGCacattcacccacccacacccaccttcaACACCCCTCTAAGGATGGAGCCGCCAGCCACTCCGCCTTTCAGATCCTCCACTTCACAGCCGGGCTTGTTGACGTCGAAGGAGCGGATCACGATGAGTCTGGGCTCGGTGAGGAAGTCGCGATCGGGGATGGGGATCTTCTTGGTGATGTACTCGCACACCACATCGATGTTAAGCTTGAGCTGTGCCGAGATGGGGATGACCGGTGCCCCCTCCGCTACAGTGcctggggaagaaggggagtggggatTAAGGTGTGGTTGATATAGGATGTGTATGTAGGTATgtggggatgaaaaggaaaatgtaaagataAAGCTGGGGACATACATTATAGCTGTGTGACCTCATTGCTTATCTCCAGTACACTGACCcttgacacctctccacccgaaattggcctctctctACTTTTGTCTAatatgggagcagtgagtagcgggctttttttatttttctgcactctttttgttgtccttgagccgtctcctttgctgggggaaaaaaaaagaagccagaACACAGGGCCAGTGCAGCATccaggtcaccacagtttaccttccccaggtttcctcaggtacacATTTATCAGCCAACCGAAATGGGAGGAtcaacagctgggtgggttgtaAGTATGTAGAAAATGTCATATAGAGATACtagttaataatgatgatgacgacatATTAAAGGGAGTTCCGTTTATCCCTCAAAGGAAcatatcttaacccggtagcagcgacgggccaaatatgtggctttaccgtgaagcagcgatggggcaaatttgtggctttaccgtgaagcagcgatggggcaaatttgtggctttaccgtgaagcagcgatggggcaaatttgtggctttaccgtgaagcagcgatgggccaaatttgtggctttaccgtagcgaTGGgagcaaatttgtggctttaccgtgaagcagcgatgggtgtggctttaccgtgaagcagcgatggcaaatttgtggctttaccgtgtagcagcgatgggccaaatttgtggctttaccgtgtagcagcgacgggccaaatttgtggctttaccgtgtagcagcgacgggccaaatttgtggctttaccgtgaagcagcgatgggccaaatttgtggctttaccgtgtagcagcgacgggccaaatttgtggctttaccgtgtagcagcgacgggccaaatttgtggctttaccgtgaagcagcgatggggcaaatttgtgccatgatataaaccccaaaaaatagatgatcacaaatgctttgatatatatattatgaaatggtttgtgtgaggggtgattttttcttatctctctcacttagaggaaccattaagaaacataatcCTCGCTGCTACCCAGTTAAGTCTTGTAGGGGCTAACTTTTTTGCACGACTATGTATGGTATAAACACGCATTTAAAACACACATGCAAGCACGCAAACACTCACCCTGTATAAACCTAAGGATCTGGTCGTACTGTTCCCTCAGCTGGGACTCGCGACAGAGGTCAATCTTGTTCTGCAGGATCAGGATGTGCTTCAGCTTCATGATCTCAATAGCGGCCAAGTGCTCTGAGGTCTGGGGCTGTGGACAGGTCTCGTTGGCAGCTGTGGGGGAGAGGCAGGAGGGTCTGAGGTGATGGGGTAACTATAAAAGGCATATAAAGAAAGACCTTGCAGAAGAAGAATgtggaaaagatagataaatagataactgAGGtatatgaatgaaagaaagggaaaaatatgtaAGAAATGAACAGTTAACTCAGTCCTATTAAAATATAAATAGACTAGAGAATCAAAAGTAAGAATTAGCATAAACAGAATGAGTATGTGGAAATGATAGATAACGTTGAGGTGtatgaacgaaagaaagggaaaaataagcaaGAAATGAACAGTTATTTCAGTCCTACGAAAATATAATAGATTAAAGAAGCAAAAGTAAGAAATGGTAAAGTAAAATGAGAATGTGGAAGAAGAGCTAGATAACTGTGAGGTGGACGAACGAAGGCAAGGAATATATATGTAAGAAATGAACAGTTATTTCAGTCCTACGAAAATATAATAGATTAAAGAAGCAAAAGTAAGAAATGGTAAAGTAAAATGAGAATGTGGAAAAGCTACAAAACAGGGAGGTGGATGAATGAAGGCAAGGAATATATATGTGAGAAATTAAGTTGACTCAGTCCTGTATAACATAAATAGACTGGAgaataaaaagtatatattagCAGAAGTAGAATGAGTATATGGAAAAGACAGAcaatgatgagagaaaaggacATGCAAGAAATTAAGTTATCTCAGtcctgtaaaaatataaatagactaGGAAATTAAAAGTTGGAATTAGCAGAGGTAGAACAAGTATGCAGAAAAgacagataataataatgacgtgtaataatgaaggaaataataaagatgtAGGGAGTAAAATtagaataaagataaagatatgaatgaagaataagaatgaagatTGAAGGTAAAGATAGATAATGGTGGACTGTATGGGGAAAAAATTAAGAGATGAAGATGTAAGATATGAACAATTGACTCCCGCTGTACAACTAAAACATAAAACTAAAAACATATAAAAGAGTAAGAACACAGCCGGCAGTACCCACCTATGAGGAGCAGCGCGGCGTCCATCACTGCAGCTCCGTTCAACATCGTGGCCATGAGAATGTCGTGGCCGGGACAGTCCACAAAAGACACATGTCGGATCAGCCGGAACCTAccgaagggatgatgatgatgataatggtgatgatgatgatggtggtggtgatggtaaaggATGTTTGTTTAGGGGTTTGAGAtggtgttttgttgttattgttgttcctgTTAATAAAAATTGTTTGTGTTTGATGATTACCTGTTAAAGGGATGTTCGTTTTGGGGGTTCTGTTTGTTGGTGTGTTTTACTGTTATTTTACTATTGATATAAAAGATGTTTGTTTAatcattatctattattttctttattatcatatttcatctcttttggccacctctttggattctttttaaggagcagcgagtagtagactgtttttttttgttattgtctcctttgttgtaaaaaaaaaatattgttactgttattgagTCTCATAAATAAAATGCAAATAGTAACACTCCCTTGTTccctaaaataaaaattaacccccaccaagaaaaaataaataaataaaccaataaaCCAAAaccttacacacaaacacactcgctCTGCCACATCACAACCGATAGGCCTAACCGAACCCCAatattatcttcattatcatcattactatcatggCTCAGAGCATCATTATCATGTACTCACTTCCCGGAGCAGCTGGAGCGAGCGCACTGGAATGCATCTTCCTTGTGTGAGCTGGCGGAGATGAAGCACGCCGGCCGTGGACACTTGGGGTTGTCACACTTGTAGATCTTGGCATTAGCGtaccctgcaggaggaggagaggaagaagaattaactcTTAGACTGCGTTGGAACTATATATAGATGGTCCAAtattcagtcagttttgtatggcagaaatataacacttCCAGACTGTGGTAGAATCTATATACAGATGATAGTCAAAACATTCAGTATGCGGCGTAACtttatttatgctacggtcctaaggtcggcagtgactatatacAGATGATTCATTTTGGGAGAGCTGCTCTTCAAATACCGCatggggaaaagggggaagaggaagagggtgagaaaaaaataatgagagaatatGGTGGATAATTAACTATTGTTGCCCTAACAGACAGAGCATATACCTATAAGCTGTGTGAGGTCAGGCTAATATATAGAAAAAGAGCCGGAAAGAGTAAAGTTAAGCTCGTTAGGTCAAAGGGAATCATCATAAAGGTCAAATTAAGCTTGGATCATGATTAAatttggtcaggttaggttaggtcaataCACAGAGAAAGGGCAAGGAGTAAAGTCAGGGAGGTTAGGTCAGAGGGAATCATCATAAAGTTCAAATTAAGCTTGGATCATGATTAAgctgggtcaggtcaggtcaggtcactacGTACCGAGCTTAATGGTAATATTCCTCTCAAGCTCATTCTTGAATCTGACGGTTTGCACTCCTGAGATGGCCTTGACCACGGTGGACTTGCCGTGCGCCACATGGCCAATGGTGCCGATGTTGATGGTGGCTTGCCGGCTGATAACCTCCGGGGAGAGCGCCGTCAACAGGCTTATGTCCTGGGtgaggggggggaagaagggagggtgagtCACTGAGGAAATCAATATTGTACTAGCTTATGTAtaaacagtttcttttttcctttgtccctgagctgcctccttttctgtaaataaaataaagatgaggagattaactgactggctggatgagtcataagggaatggaaggaatattATACCCAAAAAAATGTAATATTGTGATTTGTGATAAAATATTGAGTCTATTGTTGATAAgcataaaaaatattaaaagggaGATTCAAGACTGATTGTATGGTAGGGCGAGCAAGTTCATAACACTGGGAGCCAAGCCAATCTGTCAtaggacttcctggcgagaccaccgttgttctgaactatgCTACCAAGGCATGTGAAATTTGCTAAGTTTTCATTGTCTGCGCCAAACACACGGACAGACTGTACTACTGCTTCATCCAGCAAGCTTACAAACATTTGCACCTTAGCCTTGGCCAAGGAGACATTCCATTCCTTGTGCAGTGCCTGCAGTAACTTACTGCCGCTAAGGACAGTAACCTATCACTGGTAAGTGTGTTGGTAATgctccagaattacacccattcAAGATGGTTGACATACCATTACACATTTCTTATCTAACAGAGCTCCAATAAAACTAACTGATAATAACTGTTAAATAGTAACATCAGCACTAAGGTGCGTAACCAATTACTGCCGAAGTAATAATTTATTGTTGTTGATATAGACGTATTGCCACTAAAATAGTAACATATCACCATTAAAGTAGTCACCATTACTGCTTATTCAAATCTCAAAAATTGATTAATTTTTTAAAGTGAAAGCAATATGTTAGTGTGTTGTGAGCACACAAAGTACAAAGACGTCCTTTGTGCTGAGACGTGGAATTACACCACAATGTACCGCTGCTTTCCCCGTGACCTGCTCCTGAGTTGTGGCCGTGAGCTGTACAGCTGCCTGGCACCCTGCACCACCATGCCAGACTTCCCCAGCCCGTCCCTGCTGGCGCGTCCGTCACCATGCACGGCCTGTCCCCGGTGCACCCCCGGGGTAGACCGCTGGTGAGCCTCTGCCACAGGACGCGCGGCTGTGCCCACAATGCccgatggacacacacacacacacgacacccgGGGCGGCAGGCTGTGCCCCGTGGCGACCCTCCCCCGGGGCCCAGGACACGGGGGGCAGCGCCGGGGCCAGGCTCAGGCTACCCCGTGACCCGGAACACACCTGACGGTTACCTCACGGGATGTTTGGTAACCACAAGCACCACATTttatcacacacgcacacacgcacaccgaccagccgcacacacacacacacaccattatacGCATACACACGCctcctgcacgcacacacacgccccctACACGCACACATACCAGGGTTTTGAGGTCCTGCACGGCTAAATTCGCCATaatgctgtgtgtgtgcccgtcggtctgtctgtctgtcacctcgCCGCTCCCTGCtgggccttcctcttcctcttcttccctcctcccgggCTCCACATTAAcccattttcctgtttttagAAGGATATATAAGTTATTATTAGTCTATTTCTCTCTCATGAAGCACAAATAAACGAAAAATACCCCTAAAACTGTCCTATATTGAGGTAGAAGTAATATATATGTTATTTGTACGGGACCTCAACAAATAAATTCATGTGTTTTGATATTTTCCGTTTGTCTTTGGTTTAAAAAATGTTAGCTATGTGTTTATTACGATGTTTTTATGAGTAACTTCAattataaaccccccaaaaccaTGCTATATTGATAAAAGTCTTATATACGTCTTTTGTACGGGACCTCAAACACACAAAAGTCACGTGTATGGATGTTTTCTGCTAGTCTTATGCTTGGAAATGTTAGTTTATGTTTATTATGATGTTTTTTTAAGGTTAATGATCAGGCTTGGCTATGTCTATGTGCATGTGGTGGCCAAAGTATGTGTCTGATGCAATACATGGTGAAGAGACCGCCGGGGTAAAGTATTTTCCTAAGGTCTTTTATTATAGACTCTCGATGTACCCATTTTAGCATccctgttatttattttatttaatggtaATTTGTTCCGTTATTATTGttgttcgtagtagtagtagtagtagtagtagtagtagtagtagtagtagtagtagtagtagtagtagaaatagaagagaagaatgaattaaaagagaaaagagataaggaaaagaagaatacaaaagataaaagatcgataatacaagaagaaaaataataagagggaaaaaggggaaaaggaaggaaaggagagagagagagagagagagagagagagagagagagagagagagagagagagaaaacgttaggaaaggcctttgttttgaaGTAGCCTAGACTGAAAATGATGAGAGACTGAATACCTCTTGCAGTGGAAAGTTGGACAGCGAATCTAATCTCTACAATAACGAACAAATACACGCGTTGAAGAAGAgacagataggaagaaaaagagaaaaagaaaaacgaaacaaaaatagAGAACCAAAAATAggcaaataaacaagaaataaattaaaacaggagaaaaaaaaggaaataaagaataaaaataatagccaaataaacaaggaagagaaaatcaacccagagaaaaaacaaaaaaacaagtgaaggataaaaaaaatagccaaataaataatacaaaaaataaaacaagaaaaaaaattaaagaaaaaaataactacatgaacaagacacagaaaaaaaacaagagcaaaaaacaaacatgtaaaaaaaaatatgaaaaaacagttaaaaaaaataaacaacaggaaaagaaaagaaaaaaaagaaaagtgaagcagGAAAACACGAGTGAAAATTCTGATATTCTCCCACgtaaccttcctccctcttcctcttcctcctcctcctcctcctcctctccttcctatacctgcgtcctccttccttcttccttcagtgcTTAATTGGGCaggtggaagagaggtggaagagagaggtggaagaggaagaactaaacaggtggagacaggtggaaagagaggtggagacaGGTGGAAAGAGAGGTGGAAGACAAGTGGAAGAcaggtggaagagaaaagaacgtATTTACACAGGTGGAA comes from Eriocheir sinensis breed Jianghai 21 chromosome 49, ASM2467909v1, whole genome shotgun sequence and encodes:
- the LOC126981869 gene encoding eukaryotic translation initiation factor 2 subunit 3-like; this encodes MANLAVQDLKTLDISLLTALSPEVISRQATINIGTIGHVAHGKSTVVKAISGVQTVRFKNELERNITIKLGYANAKIYKCDNPKCPRPACFISASSHKEDAFQCARSSCSGKFRLIRHVSFVDCPGHDILMATMLNGAAVMDAALLLIAANETCPQPQTSEHLAAIEIMKLKHILILQNKIDLCRESQLREQYDQILRFIQGTVAEGAPVIPISAQLKLNIDVVCEYITKKIPIPDRDFLTEPRLIVIRSFDVNKPGCEVEDLKGGVAGGSILRGVLKIGQEIEVRPGIMSRDAEYGRVICKPIRSRIISLFAETNELQFAVPGGLIGVGTKIDPTLCRADRMVGQVLGAVGSLPEIFTELEISYFLLRRLLGVRTEGDKKGAKVQKLTKNEMLMVNIGSLSTGGRVLAVKADLAKITLTQPVCTEEGEKIALSRRIDKHWRLIGWGQIRRGVTIKPE